The Triticum aestivum cultivar Chinese Spring chromosome 4B, IWGSC CS RefSeq v2.1, whole genome shotgun sequence sequence ATTGATATTTTTCCGGTCTCAGAGGAATATGTCGGAACAGTTAGATGTCAATCCAGCAGCCCCATTGTTCATCTTCTTCCCCGCGGTCCCCAACCNNNNNNNNNNNNNNNNNNNNNNNNNNNNNNNNNNNNNNNNNNNNNNNNNNNNNNNNNNNNNNNNNNNNNNNNNNNNNNNNNNNNNNNNNNNNNNNNNNNNNNNNNNNNNNNNNNNNNNNNNNNNNNNNNNNNNNNNNNNNNNNNNNNNNNNNNNNNNNNNNNNNNNNNNNNNNNNNNNNNNNNNNNNNNNNNNNNNNNNNNNNNNNNNNNNNNNNNNNNNNNNNNNNNNNNNNNNNNNNNNNNNNNNNNNNNNNNNNNNNNNNNNNNNNNNNNNNNNNNNNNNNNNNNNTCTCATGTAACCAAGAAATAGGAAATGCAATTTTGCTAGTAAACCAAACAACTATCACATGTGCACACTCAACACTAGCACAACAAAATCATCAATTTGATGCACGTCCACatgagaggggggagagagaggggtgtgtgtgtgtgtcgccgCGAGAACTCCGATAGCTACACCCCCCCACTCCCTTTCTCTCTCCTCAACTTTCCCCTTTTTtactgccctctctctctctctcctccccgcacaCGCCCCATGCTTCCGCTTCTTCTTCCCCCCATCAATCGCGAACCGGATAGGGGATAGTAGATAGATCGGCCCCAAATCTTTGCCCTCGGAACACCGCGGCGGCCGGCCGCTTTCACCCAACTCCATCCCACCACCACCCCTCCCGCTCTCCCCAGATTCGGGTCTCCGTGGAGATTTCCGGGATCTTTGTTTGCGCCGGCGACGTCGCTCATGGCGTGCTGACATGCTCCGCCGCGCCACAAGCTGCTGCCGTGCACAGGTTAGGCTCCGCTCCGCTCCCCTCCCCTCTCCTCGCCCCGATCTGCCGGCCGGAGCCGCGGCTCCGGCCGAGGGCCCGAGCTTTGACGAGCTCCTGATCTAGCCAAAGATTGGTTTTTGTTTCCCCGGAGATCTTTCCGTGGATTCGGTCGCCGTGCTTCCATTTTTGTAGCCTCGGTTTCCCCTCCCTTTCCCGTTGTATTTCGCGTCCGATTCGGCAGGTTTCCAGTCCATCTCGCTGTGCTATTTCGGACCTTGCTTGACTGGCTTCTTGACTCATGTTTTTTGCCCCAGTTGCTCCGATCCGACGAGCCAAGAAGATGAACGGCGCGCCGATCCCCGCGGCGGCCGGCGCCGACGCCGCGGCGCCCAGGAAGAATGCGGTCGCCGAGATGGCCAGGCACCTCACCGTCGACACGGACGACGCCTTCGCCGGCCTCCTCGAGCTCGCCGCTGACGACGACGCGGAAGGCCTGCGCCGCGCGCTGGAGCGCGCGCCCCCCGCCGCCGCGGACGAGGCCGGCCTCTGGTACGGCCGCCGGAAGGCGCTCGAGCAGCGCACCCCGCTCATGGTGGCCGCCACCTACGGCAGCCTCGCCGCGCTCCGCCTGCTGCTGTCCCTCCCCTCCGTCGACGTCAACCGCCGCTGCGGCCCCGACGGCACCACCGCCCTTCACTGCGCCGCCTCTGGTGGCTCGTCCTCGGCCGTCGAGGCCGTCAGGCTGCTCCTGGTGGCCGGGGCCGACGCCGACGCCACAGATGCGTCCGGGTGCCGTCCTGCTGATGTGATCTCTGTGCCGCCGAAGATGATTGATGCAAAGATCGCCCTCCAGGATCTGCTTGGGCTCCCAAAGTCTGGGCATGGCGTGCTCCGGGTGGTGACAAGGGCCACAAACCTGACCTCGTCGCCGGTGTCATCACCCACCGCCGAGGACGCTCGGTCTCCATCAGCTGCTGTGATGATGATGTCAAAGTTCCCAGACCTGCCGAGGGTTGCCACTTCAGAGAAGAAGGAATACCCAGTGGATCCATCCCTGCCGGATATCAAGAACAGCATCTATGCTTCTGACGAGTTCCGCATGTACTCCTTCAAGATCAGGCCGTGCTCCCGGGCGTACTCGCATGACTGGACCGAGTGCCCCTTTGTGCACCCTGGGGAGAACGCCCGGCGCCGCGATCCGCGCAAGTATCACTACAGTTGTGTTCCATGCCCTGATTTCAGAAAAGGTGTGTGCCGGCGTGGAGACATGTGTGAGTATGCTCATGGGGTGTTTGAGTGCTGGCTCCACCCAGCGCAATACCGCACTCGCCTCTGCAAGGATGGCACCGGCTGCAATCGCCGCGTCTGTTTCTTCGCGCACACCACCGATGAGCTCCGCCCGCTGTATGTCTCCACTGGGTCTGCAGTGCCATCCCCTAGGGCCTCAGCAACGGCTGCAATGGAGATGGCGGCAGCAATGGGCTTGATGCCTGGTTCTCCGTCATCGGTTTCGGCAGTCATGTCCCCGTTTACCCCACCGAGGTCTCCTTCTGGCAATGGGATGCCCCCTTCTCTGGGCTGGCAGCAACCAAATGTTCCGACGCTACACCTTCCGGGCAGCAGCCTTCAGTCGAGCAGACTCCGAAGCTCACTTAATGCAAGGGATATGCATATGGATGACTACTCCCTGTTGCAGGATATTGATTCCCAGCTTATAAACGATCTGTGCTACTCGCGTCTTGGTTCATCAGCAGGAGGGAACCACAGTTCTCGGACCAAGAGTCTGAACCCTTCAAACCTGGATGATCTCTTCTCTGCTGAGATGGTCTCGTCCCCGAGGTACAACAATGCTGATCAAGGTGCTATGTTTTCACCTTCCCAGAAGGCTGCTATCCTTAATCAGTTCCAGCAACAGCAGCAACTTCTTTCACCAATCAACACAGGGTTCTCACCAAAGGCTGTGGACAACCAGCAGTTGCATTCACGCTCATCTCTACTGCAAGCATCACTTGGGATATCCTCCCCTGGCCGGATGTCCCCCCGATGCGTCGAATCTGGGTCGCCAATGAACTCCCACCTAGCTGCCGCCCTTGCCCAGCGTGagaagcaacagcagcagcagcagcaacagcaccaGCAGACAATGAGGAGCCTCAGTTCTCGCGATCTCGGGCCCAGTGCTGCAAGAGCATCGGCTGCTGTTGGCTCTCCTCTGAGCTCATCATGGTCCAAGTGGGGATCTCCTTCAGGAGCTCCGGATTGGGGCGTCAACGGTGAAGAACTGGGTAAGCTTCGCCGGTCATCTTCCTTTGAGCTGAGATCAGGCGGCGACGACCCAGATCTCTCCTGGGTGCACACACTGGTTAAGGAGTCTCCACCAGAGAAGCAAGCCACCACAGCTGAATCCATCAACAACTCTGTCAGACCTTCACCTCAAATGCATCCCGGTGTAAGTAATGGTGAAGGCTCCGGTGCGAGCACGCAGCTGAACCGACACGACCAAGCCGCAGTCATTGGAGCGCTGCTCGAGCAGATGCAGCTTGACGAGCAGATCGGTAGTCTAGCAACATAGACGAACAACCAACCGAGCCCGGTGGCTGGTGCGAGAAGAAGTTACCATTTGTTAGCTAAAGAAGAATTGCAAGTATTTTTTTGATTTTCTGTTCATTGAGGTGGTCAGTCAACAAGCCAAAAGGATGGATGAATAGCTGAAGGCGGTGATTCAGGGATTGGTTTTCGTTAAATTTTTGGGAGGTAAAAATCAATACACAACTATTGAGTTTCCATTTCCAGTAGGTTAAATTAAAAGAGTGGAGTTACCTCAGTCGGGGCCGAACGGAGGTAGGGAGAATCGCACCCCGGCAGCTTCAGTTCATCAGCCAAAAAGATTTATTAGTTGTCTATTCTGTCAATTAACCCTGTTATATTAAAACTTTAAAAAAGAAGGCTCATGTGCCATGCCAGaattctttcctttttttttcacCTTGGTGGTTGTTGTTTATTTTGTTCATTGTTGTGAAATGGATGCTTGATGTACTGATGGGGGTATAAATGGTTACCCGGGCATGCCATAGTTCCAAGTCCCCAAATAtgttttaattttttaattttcttcctTCAACATGATTTGTGAGAGGATTTTACACCATGGCCTTGTTTCCGGTCCGAAGATGATGTTGATTCCTCTATTGTTCATGGATGATAAttgtaatgatgatgatgatgatgataatgtgaAATTGTTACCGAATCCGTGTCGCTTTTTAATTTTTTCGCCGTCTAATCGAATCTTGGTTAATCTGAAGCGCTCCTGAATTTCTTGTGACTGGTGGCCGATGCAACCAGGGGCTCTGTTTCTTACTGGTGGATGATGGAATTTCAGGGCTAGTGGGTGCACACGTGGTGGAGTCAGTTGTGGGTGCATTTTTATTGGCCAAGTGTGAGCGAGATAATGCGCGGGCTAGTCAGTGTGAAGATCTTGATTCGAATTCCTGCCGGCATTCGGAGGACGCGTAGCGGTGATATGATTCTTATTATTGCGCCGGTTTTGACAGTAAGGTGGTTCTAGATGTAGAATATTGTTTGGTACTTTTCCTCCAACGGGACGAGCGAAAACGAACCTCCTCAAATGTAATGTCCGGACGTGTTCGCGGATAGCGATGGTGGCGCCCTCTGGTGGCGCCGGCCTTCCACCAAATATCTGTCCCTCGGGTTCAAGCCTGAGTTCGTGCGTCTGGACTCCCCCAAACTTTTCGTAAGTTCGGGGCGGTTTGTAGTTGGTCTGAGGTTGAGTTAGCGTGTTCGGACTTCCCCAAACCTTCTCTAAGTTTGGGGAACATTTGTAGGGTTTCATACGTCCAGGCTATTTTACAGATATTTAATGACTGCCGGTGGATGGAAAATGTCTGAACTTGTCGGTTCAGATTTGATGAATCCCCTTTCCATTGATCCCTTTCCCCAAAACTAAGGGCCTGTTTGGGACTGGTCCGCTTCATGAAAATCGGTTTCGCTCCACTAAATTCAGTTTAGAGCAGTTTCATTCAAAAGTTGCAGTACTACCAAGAGAATGTTTGGCTTCCATCTAGCTCCAGCTTCAAGAATGGAAAATTTGGTGGAAAGGATCTATTTGATTGGTTGAGGGGGAGAAACGAAGGAGTATCACTTAATGATGAAGAAGAGCTTCATAAAAAACTAAGAGTTGTACACCAGATTTTAGTTTTTCTTACGGAGCCGCATATCATGCAGCTATCCGTTTGGCTTTAATCTTTTGAAGCGGAGTTAAATTTTAAGAAGCAGAGCAGTCCCAAACAAGCTCTAAGTAATGTGTCGATTTCCACTCCTAGTCGCAACCTCATGGATTGAAGCATTGATTCGACATTGGCACTCCGGGGTCTCCATCATTCCATC is a genomic window containing:
- the LOC123090778 gene encoding zinc finger CCCH domain-containing protein 24, with amino-acid sequence MNGAPIPAAAGADAAAPRKNAVAEMARHLTVDTDDAFAGLLELAADDDAEGLRRALERAPPAAADEAGLWYGRRKALEQRTPLMVAATYGSLAALRLLLSLPSVDVNRRCGPDGTTALHCAASGGSSSAVEAVRLLLVAGADADATDASGCRPADVISVPPKMIDAKIALQDLLGLPKSGHGVLRVVTRATNLTSSPVSSPTAEDARSPSAAVMMMSKFPDLPRVATSEKKEYPVDPSLPDIKNSIYASDEFRMYSFKIRPCSRAYSHDWTECPFVHPGENARRRDPRKYHYSCVPCPDFRKGVCRRGDMCEYAHGVFECWLHPAQYRTRLCKDGTGCNRRVCFFAHTTDELRPLYVSTGSAVPSPRASATAAMEMAAAMGLMPGSPSSVSAVMSPFTPPRSPSGNGMPPSLGWQQPNVPTLHLPGSSLQSSRLRSSLNARDMHMDDYSLLQDIDSQLINDLCYSRLGSSAGGNHSSRTKSLNPSNLDDLFSAEMVSSPRYNNADQGAMFSPSQKAAILNQFQQQQQLLSPINTGFSPKAVDNQQLHSRSSLLQASLGISSPGRMSPRCVESGSPMNSHLAAALAQREKQQQQQQQQHQQTMRSLSSRDLGPSAARASAAVGSPLSSSWSKWGSPSGAPDWGVNGEELGKLRRSSSFELRSGGDDPDLSWVHTLVKESPPEKQATTAESINNSVRPSPQMHPGVSNGEGSGASTQLNRHDQAAVIGALLEQMQLDEQIGSLAT